In a single window of the Pandoraea pulmonicola genome:
- a CDS encoding NAD-dependent epimerase/dehydratase family protein, translating into MEIDKNKPVMVTGATGYVASWIVKRLLEEGVTVHAAVRDPVDRNKVRHLDEMAAKLPGTLRYFAADLLDQGSYAEAMAGCGIVFHTASPFTLNVRDAQKDLVDPALLGTRNVLETANRTASVTRVVLTSSCAAIYGDNADLEKTPRGVFTEEVWNSSSSLTHIPYSYSKTVAEREAWEIVGKQSRWNLVVVNPSLVIGPGLNAHGTSESFNIVRQMGDGRMKAGAPDIGVGAVDVRDLAEAHLRAAYLPKAQGRNIISGHNTSLLEIASALLPKFDAYPVPRRTLPKWLVWLVAPLVDKTTTRKFVSRNVGFPWRADNGKSVRDLGMVYRPLADSIQDMFQQMIDNGLIPKRPGAMATRNGT; encoded by the coding sequence ATCGAAATCGACAAGAACAAGCCGGTGATGGTCACCGGTGCGACCGGCTATGTCGCCAGCTGGATCGTCAAGCGGCTACTGGAGGAAGGCGTAACCGTTCACGCCGCCGTCAGAGATCCCGTCGACCGAAACAAGGTCCGTCATCTTGACGAGATGGCCGCCAAGTTGCCGGGCACCCTTCGTTATTTCGCGGCCGACCTGCTGGATCAAGGCTCCTACGCCGAGGCAATGGCTGGCTGTGGCATCGTTTTTCACACGGCTTCGCCGTTTACGCTAAACGTCCGGGACGCCCAGAAGGATCTCGTCGATCCAGCCTTGCTGGGGACGCGCAATGTTCTCGAAACGGCCAATCGGACGGCATCCGTAACGCGTGTCGTTCTGACCAGCAGTTGCGCGGCCATCTACGGCGACAATGCCGACCTTGAAAAAACCCCGCGGGGCGTCTTCACCGAGGAAGTCTGGAACAGCAGTTCGTCTCTCACGCACATCCCCTATTCCTATTCGAAGACGGTCGCCGAGCGTGAGGCGTGGGAGATTGTCGGGAAACAATCCCGTTGGAATCTGGTGGTGGTCAACCCGAGCCTTGTCATTGGCCCGGGGCTTAACGCCCACGGCACGTCGGAGAGCTTCAACATCGTGCGGCAGATGGGGGATGGCCGCATGAAGGCCGGCGCTCCGGACATCGGAGTGGGCGCGGTCGACGTTCGGGACCTGGCGGAAGCGCACCTGAGAGCCGCATACTTGCCCAAGGCGCAAGGCCGCAACATCATTTCCGGGCACAACACTTCCCTCCTGGAAATCGCCAGCGCGCTTTTGCCGAAGTTCGACGCTTACCCGGTGCCGCGTCGTACGCTGCCGAAGTGGCTGGTGTGGCTCGTTGCCCCGCTGGTGGACAAGACCACCACTCGCAAATTCGTGTCGCGTAACGTTGGCTTCCCCTGGCGAGCCGACAACGGCAAGAGCGTCCGGGATCTCGGCATGGTCTATCGGCCCCTGGCGGACTCCATCCAGGACATGTTCCAGCAAATGATCGACAACGGGTTGATTCCGAAGCGCCCGGGCGCGATGGCCACGAGAAACGGAACATGA
- a CDS encoding DUF4148 domain-containing protein: MNTRILAAVVAAASFVSASAFADARYNDNTPDIQVQASQLTRAEVRSELAQAAAAGQLNQVETGTPLIAASQAQKVAPANALTRADVRAQLNDRALLDRDSRS, encoded by the coding sequence ATGAACACCCGTATCCTTGCTGCTGTTGTTGCTGCTGCCTCGTTCGTGTCGGCCTCTGCTTTCGCCGACGCTCGTTACAACGACAACACTCCCGACATCCAGGTCCAGGCCAGCCAACTGACGCGCGCTGAGGTGCGTAGCGAGCTGGCGCAAGCTGCCGCAGCCGGGCAACTGAACCAGGTCGAGACCGGCACGCCGCTGATCGCCGCCTCGCAAGCGCAGAAGGTTGCGCCGGCCAACGCGCTGACCCGTGCCGACGTGCGCGCCCAGTTGAACGACCGTGCCTTGCTCGACCGGGACAGCCGTTCGTAA